In the Apis mellifera strain DH4 linkage group LG13, Amel_HAv3.1, whole genome shotgun sequence genome, ATGAAAAACTTTCCATAGATTTGACATCCGACTCTATTGTTTGGAAAAAAGTTGGACCAGCCGATATTCGTAATTACGAAGTGGCAGACGAGACGAGCTTGCCAGAATTATTgtcgaaattttataacatgttTAAATCTATcacgatatttcaattattgaaagattACACGGAATTGGATTTGATATCGGAAACAGAAACTATGAATCCCAAGATGGCCATAGAACTTCAGAGATGGTCCAGTGGTTGTTACACCTTGTTAGCcgatataaatgaaagaagatcCAGCAATTATGGACGTCTTAGTCAAACTGAAGAAATACCAGAAGTGTCATCGTTGGAAGTACTGGAAAAAAGTAGAGAAGATCAAGAGAAAACTTCgccaaattatgaaaataaaagtctACAATCAGAGTCTAATACTCCGGAGAGTATGAAGGGAGATAACGATATCGACGAGgatgaaatattgaagaagATACTTAAAGAGAAATCTtcgaattcaaattcaaagaaGAAGTTGTCGCGACAATCCTCCTTGTCCAAACTGGACAGTTCGTCGCCGCAGAAATTGGCTAGATCTCTGGACACGGATGATTCTGACGTATCCGATATCGGTGATTATCTTTCCGATCCGTTGGACaattctttggaaaattcTGATCAGGAGAAAGATTTGGATGACGCGAATACGTCCGATACAGGAGCTCTAGacgtaataattcaatttaatacgaATCATATGGCCGAGGAGGAATATACAATAGATTATGTAAATCCTAAACAGCTCGAGGGCACATTAATCCACGTGCCAACGAAAGATAACCATCTTTGTCttgtttataaaacattaagtACATGTCGTGTTCATAAATACGTGACTCATTACTGTAcagattatttttacaatctgatttgtacatattatgaataataat is a window encoding:
- the LOC725925 gene encoding prolyl 3-hydroxylase OGFOD1 codes for the protein MAEEEPQSKKLKPSVISDFIYTDNFQQLFTEHWHNCKDVKLDNIEIISKPFRVCRISNFLYSEDVMDEIKNELLDVKCRRNCLDLYQFEQTSDFVNIDSEYLRLLYQTFQTDLTLWMERITKVELNKKVSMSSSCYYDTDYLLCHDDNMGDRRIAFVLYLSKNWSASDGGALDLFDTDENGLPRNVVKSLIPEYNSLVFFEVTDNSYHQVAEVIASDKSRWSINGWFHGPLREDTRPPRPEIEPNYIQPLNDRINLRDWVTECYIYPSIVKEVQKEIERDSFTLLSNYFKDDVYEKLSIDLTSDSIVWKKVGPADIRNYEVADETSLPELLSKFYNMFKSITIFQLLKDYTELDLISETETMNPKMAIELQRWSSGCYTLLADINERRSSNYGRLSQTEEIPEVSSLEVLEKSREDQEKTSPNYENKSLQSESNTPESMKGDNDIDEDEILKKILKEKSSNSNSKKKLSRQSSLSKLDSSSPQKLARSLDTDDSDVSDIGDYLSDPLDNSLENSDQEKDLDDANTSDTGALDVIIQFNTNHMAEEEYTIDYVNPKQLEGTLIHVPTKDNHLCLVYKTLSTCRVHKYVTHYCTDYFYNLICTYYE